The following are from one region of the Streptomyces tuirus genome:
- a CDS encoding ABC transporter substrate-binding protein: MRSTGIRRTVAALGFSALALTACGGNTDDSASGKTRITVNCMPPKSAKVDRGFFEEDVAAFEKQNPDIDVVAHDAFPCQDPKTFDAKLAGGQMEDVFYTYFTDARHVVDINQAADLTPYVKELKSYGTIQQQLRDIYTVDGKIYGIPRTGYSMGLIYNRALFEKAGLDPDRPPATWAEVRTAAREIADLGGGTVGYADYSAQNQGGWHFTAELYSQGGDVVSPDGQKATVDTPEGRAVLRTLHDMRWTDDSMGSKQLLVINDAQQLMGSGKLGMYLAAPDNIPILVKEKGAAYEDIAIAPMPGGRATLVGGDGYMVSKKASPAQIRAGLKWLDHMFLTPGDGFLGDYARAKRHDAPVGLPEPRLFSGAADAKDQQVKKANANVPVGNYQPFLDGNARLDMKIEPPHAQQIYSVLDGVVSAVLTKEDADIDRLLKDASGKIDGILARG; the protein is encoded by the coding sequence ATGAGAAGCACCGGGATCCGCCGTACCGTCGCCGCACTCGGCTTCAGCGCGCTCGCGCTCACCGCCTGCGGCGGGAACACCGACGACTCCGCGAGCGGCAAGACCCGCATCACGGTCAACTGCATGCCGCCCAAGAGCGCCAAGGTCGACCGTGGGTTCTTCGAGGAGGACGTCGCCGCCTTCGAGAAGCAGAACCCGGACATCGACGTCGTGGCGCACGACGCGTTCCCCTGCCAGGACCCGAAGACGTTCGACGCCAAACTCGCCGGCGGACAGATGGAGGACGTCTTCTACACGTACTTCACCGACGCCCGGCATGTCGTCGACATCAACCAGGCCGCCGATCTCACGCCGTACGTCAAGGAATTGAAGAGCTACGGCACGATCCAGCAGCAGCTGCGCGACATCTACACCGTCGACGGAAAGATCTACGGCATTCCGCGCACCGGATACTCGATGGGCCTGATCTACAACCGGGCCCTCTTCGAGAAGGCCGGACTCGACCCCGACCGGCCCCCGGCGACCTGGGCCGAAGTCCGCACCGCCGCACGGGAGATCGCAGACCTCGGCGGCGGCACCGTCGGATACGCCGACTACAGCGCCCAGAACCAGGGCGGCTGGCACTTCACCGCCGAGCTGTACTCCCAGGGCGGCGACGTCGTCAGCCCCGACGGCCAGAAGGCCACCGTCGACACCCCAGAGGGCCGGGCCGTCCTGCGGACCCTGCACGACATGCGCTGGACCGACGACTCGATGGGCAGCAAGCAGCTGCTCGTCATCAACGACGCCCAGCAGCTGATGGGTTCGGGCAAGCTCGGCATGTACCTCGCCGCTCCCGACAACATCCCGATCCTCGTCAAGGAGAAGGGCGCCGCCTACGAGGACATCGCCATCGCCCCGATGCCCGGCGGCCGGGCCACCCTGGTCGGCGGCGACGGCTACATGGTCAGCAAGAAGGCGAGCCCCGCCCAGATCCGCGCCGGCCTCAAGTGGCTCGACCACATGTTCCTCACCCCCGGCGACGGCTTCCTCGGCGACTACGCCCGCGCCAAGCGGCACGACGCCCCGGTCGGCCTGCCCGAGCCGCGTCTGTTCAGCGGCGCCGCCGACGCCAAGGACCAGCAGGTCAAGAAGGCCAACGCCAATGTCCCCGTGGGGAACTACCAGCCGTTCCTCGACGGCAACGCGCGCCTCGACATGAAGATCGAGCCACCCCACGCCCAGCAGATCTACTCCGTCCTCGACGGGGTCGTCTCCGCCGTCCTCACCAAGGAGGACGCCGACATCGACCGTCTGCTCAAGGACGCCTCGGGCAAGATCGACGGCATCCTGGCGCGAGGCTGA
- a CDS encoding carbohydrate ABC transporter permease: protein MQRPGPSPTWTTGHGAAGHGASSGHRTAPAFEVRPEQAPPPAGDRRRRRLADQGRAYAFLLGGLICFALFSWYPAIRAVVIAFQTYTPGADPEWVGTANFTRVVQDPEFAAAWRNTLTFTLLALLIGFAIPFLLALVLNELRHARAFFRIVVYLPVMIPPVVSALLWKWFYDPGAGLANEALRFLHLPTSNWSNGADTALVSLVIVATWATMGGTVLIYLAALQSIPGELYEAAELDGASLLQRVRHVTIPQTRFVILMLMLLQIIATMQVFTEPFVITGGGPENATVTVLYLIYKYAFLYNDFGGACALSVMLLLLLGLFSAGYLRLTRTDGETA, encoded by the coding sequence ATGCAGCGTCCGGGCCCGAGCCCGACCTGGACCACCGGACACGGGGCCGCCGGACACGGGGCCTCCTCCGGACACCGGACCGCCCCGGCGTTCGAGGTCCGCCCGGAGCAGGCGCCGCCCCCGGCAGGGGACCGGAGGCGGCGCCGCCTCGCCGACCAGGGCCGTGCCTACGCCTTCCTCCTCGGCGGCCTGATCTGCTTCGCGCTGTTCTCCTGGTACCCGGCGATCCGCGCGGTCGTGATCGCCTTCCAGACGTACACGCCGGGCGCGGACCCCGAATGGGTCGGCACCGCCAACTTCACGCGTGTCGTCCAGGACCCCGAGTTCGCCGCCGCCTGGCGCAACACCCTCACCTTCACGCTCCTCGCGCTGCTGATCGGCTTCGCGATCCCGTTCCTCCTGGCCCTCGTCCTCAACGAACTCCGGCACGCCCGGGCCTTCTTCCGGATCGTCGTCTACCTCCCGGTGATGATCCCGCCGGTGGTCAGCGCCCTGCTGTGGAAGTGGTTCTACGACCCCGGAGCCGGCCTCGCCAACGAGGCGCTGCGGTTCCTGCACCTGCCGACCTCGAACTGGTCCAACGGCGCCGACACCGCGCTGGTCTCCCTCGTCATCGTCGCCACCTGGGCCACCATGGGCGGCACCGTCCTGATCTACCTGGCCGCCCTCCAGTCCATCCCGGGCGAGCTGTACGAGGCGGCCGAGCTGGACGGGGCGAGCCTGCTGCAACGCGTCCGGCACGTCACGATCCCGCAGACCAGGTTCGTCATCCTGATGCTGATGCTCCTTCAGATCATCGCCACCATGCAGGTGTTCACCGAACCGTTCGTCATCACCGGCGGCGGACCGGAGAACGCCACGGTGACCGTCCTCTACCTGATCTACAAGTACGCGTTCCTCTACAACGACTTCGGCGGAGCCTGCGCGCTGAGCGTGATGCTCCTGCTGCTGCTCGGCCTGTTCTCCGCCGGCTACCTCCGGCTCACCCGGACCGACGGGGAGACCGCATGA